A single genomic interval of Oncorhynchus gorbuscha isolate QuinsamMale2020 ecotype Even-year linkage group LG25, OgorEven_v1.0, whole genome shotgun sequence harbors:
- the LOC124014616 gene encoding zinc finger protein 17-like isoform X4 produces the protein MISADPSDLEECGQSMSDPEQLKILLHHQKLLNKTQFNRNAPPLPLSSLRLLVSPLRLMYSFVWHVVNQRNVMHYGKVEEFVTVVTEAVPKLLSYKQRAQLILGLRARMILELFRKDPPNLQDIQRLLEKMNILGQQDAEVEESQANFVALVQTLLKNPYERKHFFQEEFHTQYGSKYDTALQALVGGLVLKLERLLSVPDLSQIASIISAAPSDLEECGQSVSDPEHLKILLQHQNLLNKIQFVPVTTSVGDCVLSSLSFRLACGRPSMEPDFDEPSESLEGALSVMNPAPFSNLEDLGMMSDDSDHAGEDEDVLPESAVVCSSPQGVSGLVGGAPSKGAPTVRSMLQTMRQQQLVSLMNTSITEASPSQIVIPATDNQPVELTSVDQWVPHIASYTLSLQSLPPLPQNDHLDKEMELADTGLGSSVVIGGQETEVDLFESSIIQRKRVQKPLRVACSKKREPATNSCQECGKRFLSRGRLEDHLRIHTGEKPFKCTDCSRFFRTSALLTNHMKIHSDVRPFSCDECGKCFRRKVGLQNHHRVHTDARPYKCTICGKGFTQVQYCKRHMDCHTSENTYFCTHCPKSFPTQFQLSSHQRWHTTDRPYACEQCGLRFFMPSLLKRHMGYHIGNRQFLCAQCGRTFVYEFDLKRHQKDHDPSPKLPCPVCQKMFGNNSLLQAHVRRHSSEKPYRCDICDKTFKDSGGLRIHKRGLHSNERPYSCDECGKTYKLHTHLREHKFKHTGEGHSCGQCGKAFRYLRLLKLHERSHSEPSELTLRNSHTSRRRRHSSKRS, from the exons CtcccccacttcctctctcctctttgcgACTATTGGTTTCTCCCCTGCGGCTGATGTATTCATTTGTATGGCATGTGGTGAATCAACGCAATGTGATGCACTATGGGAAGGTCGAGGAGTTTGTAACAGTGGTGACTGAAGCTGTTCCAAAGTTGCTGAGTTACAAACAGAGGGCTCAACTCATCCTGGGCCTGAGAGCAAGG ATGATCTTGGAGCTGTTCCGCAAGGACCCACCCAACCTTCAGGACATCCAACGTCTCCTGGAAAAGATGAACATCTTGGGA CAGCAAGATGCAGAAGTGGAGGAGTCACAGGCTAACTTTGTGGCGCTGGTCCAAACCCTGCTGAAAAACCCTTACGAGAGGAAGCACTTCTTCCAG GAGGAGTTCCATACACAGTATGGCTCCAAGTATGACACAGCACTGCAGGCCCTTGTGGGAGGCTTGGTCCTCAAACTGGAACGACTGCTATCTGTGCCAGATCTCTCCCAG aTAGCGTCCATtatcagtgctgccccctctgaCCTGGAGGAGTGTGGACAGTCTGTGTCTGACCCTGAGCACCTGAAGATCCTCCTCCAGCACCAGAACCTGCTAAATAAGATTCAGTTTG TACCTGTCACGACTTCGGTGGGTGACTGTGTGCTGTCCTCGCTGTCCTTCCGCCTCGCTTGTGGAAGGCCATCAATGGAGCCAGATTTTGACGAGCCATCAGAATCATTAGAAGGCGCTCTAAGCGTCATGAACCCTGCCCCCTTCAGTAACTTGGAGGATCTGGGAATGATGTCAGATGACTCTGACCATGCTGGAGAAGATGAGGATGTACTGCCAGAGAGCGCCGTGGTCTGCTCTAGTCCTCAAGGTGTTAGTGGACTGGTGGGAGGGGCACCATCAAAAGGGGCACCAACAGTAAGGAGTATGCTGCAAACGATGAGACAGCAACAGCTTGTATCACTGATGAATACTTCCATCACTGAAGCCTCTCCTTCACAGATAGTCATCCCTGCCACGGATAACCAGCCGGTCGAGCTGACGAGTGTCGACCAGTGGGTCCCCCATATTGCCAGTTACACTTTATCGCTCCAGTCCTTGCCACCCCTTCCACAAAACGATCATTTGGACAAGGAGATGGAGTTGGCCGACACAGGGCTCGGGAGCAGTGTGGTGATCGGGGGTCAGGAAACAGAGGTCGATCTCTTTGAGAGTTCCATTATCCAAAGGAAGAGGGTGCAAAAGCCACTACGAGTAGCGTGCTCTAAAAAGAGAGAACCTGCAACCAACTCCTGCCAAGAGTGTGGGAAGCGTTTTCTGTCTCGGGGACGGCTGGAGGATCACCTCCGCATACACACCGGAGAGAAACCTTTCAAGTGCACCGATTGTAGCAGGTTCTTCAGGACGTCGGCACTCCTGACCAACCATATGAAAATTCACTCTGATGTGCGGCCCTTTAGCTGTGACGAGTGCGGCAAATGCTTTCGGAGAAAGGTTGGCCTTCAGAATCACCATCGCGTCCACACGGATGCGAGACCATACAAATGCACCATATGTGGAAAGGGCTTCACGCAGGTACAGTACTGCAAACGACACATGGATTGTCATACAAGTGAGAATACCTATTTCTGCACTCATTGTCCGAAGAGCTTCCCAACCCAATTCCAGCTGTCCTCCCACCAGCGCTGGCACACCACGGACCGCCCGTACGCCTGTGAGCAGTGTGGGTTGCGCTTCTTTATGCCAAGCTTGTTAAAGAGACACATGGGCTACCACATCGGGAACCGCCAGTTCCTGTGTGCCCAGTGCGGAAGGACCTTTGTCTATGAGTTTGACCTAAAGAGACACCAAAAAGACCATGACCCCAGTCCCAAACTCCCCTGCCCTGTCTGCCAGAAGATGTTTGGCAACAACAGCCTACTCCAGGCCCACGTACGCAGGCACTCTTCAGAGAAACCTTACAGATGCGACATATGCGACAAGACCTTTAAAGACAGCGGGGGCCTCCGCATACACAAGCGGGGGCTGCACTCGAACGAACGCCCTTACAGCTGCGACGAGTGTGGGAAGACCTACAAACTACACACGCACCTGAGGGAGCACAAGTTTAAACACACAGGGGAGGGCCACAGCTGTGGCCAGTGTGGAAAAGCCTTCAGGTACCTGCGTCTCCTGAAGTTGCACGAGCGGTCGCACTCCGAGCCATCTGAGCTCACGCTGCGAAACAGTCACACCAGCCGTCGCAGGAGACATTCCTCCAAAAGGAGTTGA